A DNA window from Vigna angularis cultivar LongXiaoDou No.4 chromosome 1, ASM1680809v1, whole genome shotgun sequence contains the following coding sequences:
- the LOC108324244 gene encoding uncharacterized protein LOC108324244 isoform X2 — MGSNHDSSDGLFKIRPRLADVTNCPSKRPFSLVSSGGGDSQFTKQMRLGVESLAKSKIQMQLGAHSQLNKEVLLQPKENQPILFPSCDDTSSSCQKPGSPSEGSEEKNPLGMKKCEFGGKVEGIAPTDCAVESGDKDICVAENSGSPRCRAVQMPSISASNDSNFRGLKPCSGHKGDGASNPVTDAADIKSCTCSLCSKAAYIWSDLHYQDAKGRLSAIKKSQKEAKLIIQKFSGLEDTVMHGQHQSEESLNLELSLVHQWKSLFVQMQNMYAQESSQLLHHVFSLGASTGFAL, encoded by the exons ATGGGAAGCAACCATGATTCAAGTGACGGCCTTTTCAAAATCCGTCCCCGTCTGGCGGATGTCACCAATTGTCCCTCGAAAAGGCCGTTTTCTTTAGTTTCCAGCGGCGGTGGGGACTCGCAGTTCACAAAGCAAATGCGCTTAGGTGTAGAAAGTTTAGCCAAAAGCAAAATCCAAATGCAACTAGGAGCACATTCTCAGCTTAACAAGGAGGTCTTATTGCAACCTAAAGAAAACCAACCCATTTTGTTTCCGTCTTGCGATGATACTTCAAGCTCGTGTCAGAAACCGGGCTCGCCCAGTGAAGGatcggaggagaagaatccgttgGGTATGAAGAAGTGTGAATTTGGGGGGAAGGTTGAAGGAATTGCCCCAACCGATTGTGCTGTTGAAAGCGGGGACAAGGATATTTGTGTTGCTGAGAATTCCGGATCTCCCAGGTGTCGGGCCGTGCAAATGCCGTCAATCTCTGCCTCTAATGATTCTAATTTTCGGGGGTTGAAACCGTGCTCTGGGCATAAGGGCGATGGAGCATCGAATCCTGTTACTGATGCTGCGGACATTAAATCTTGCACTTGTTCCTTATGCTCTAAAG CTGCTTATATCTGGTCGGATCTCCATTACCAGGATGCCAAGGGTAGATTAAGTG CTATAAAGAAGAGTCAGAAAGAAGCAAAATTGATCATTCAGAAATTTTCTGGATTAGAGGATACAGTCATGCATGGCCAGCACCAAAGTGAGGAGTCATTAAACTTAGAATTGTCCCTTGTGCATCAGTGGAAGTCGCTCTTTGTTCAAATGCAGAATATGTATGCCCAAGAAAGTAGCCAGCTA CTGCATCACGTTTTTTCTTTGGGGGCGTCAACTGGATTTGCTCTTTGA
- the LOC108324244 gene encoding uncharacterized protein LOC108324244 isoform X1, translated as MGSNHDSSDGLFKIRPRLADVTNCPSKRPFSLVSSGGGDSQFTKQMRLGVESLAKSKIQMQLGAHSQLNKEVLLQPKENQPILFPSCDDTSSSCQKPGSPSEGSEEKNPLGMKKCEFGGKVEGIAPTDCAVESGDKDICVAENSGSPRCRAVQMPSISASNDSNFRGLKPCSGHKGDGASNPVTDAADIKSCTCSLCSKAAYIWSDLHYQDAKGRLSAIKKSQKEAKLIIQKFSGLEDTVMHGQHQSEESLNLELSLVHQWKSLFVQMQNMYAQESSQLESSFESLKDLRERCKTDLDSNDNSHREKQ; from the exons ATGGGAAGCAACCATGATTCAAGTGACGGCCTTTTCAAAATCCGTCCCCGTCTGGCGGATGTCACCAATTGTCCCTCGAAAAGGCCGTTTTCTTTAGTTTCCAGCGGCGGTGGGGACTCGCAGTTCACAAAGCAAATGCGCTTAGGTGTAGAAAGTTTAGCCAAAAGCAAAATCCAAATGCAACTAGGAGCACATTCTCAGCTTAACAAGGAGGTCTTATTGCAACCTAAAGAAAACCAACCCATTTTGTTTCCGTCTTGCGATGATACTTCAAGCTCGTGTCAGAAACCGGGCTCGCCCAGTGAAGGatcggaggagaagaatccgttgGGTATGAAGAAGTGTGAATTTGGGGGGAAGGTTGAAGGAATTGCCCCAACCGATTGTGCTGTTGAAAGCGGGGACAAGGATATTTGTGTTGCTGAGAATTCCGGATCTCCCAGGTGTCGGGCCGTGCAAATGCCGTCAATCTCTGCCTCTAATGATTCTAATTTTCGGGGGTTGAAACCGTGCTCTGGGCATAAGGGCGATGGAGCATCGAATCCTGTTACTGATGCTGCGGACATTAAATCTTGCACTTGTTCCTTATGCTCTAAAG CTGCTTATATCTGGTCGGATCTCCATTACCAGGATGCCAAGGGTAGATTAAGTG CTATAAAGAAGAGTCAGAAAGAAGCAAAATTGATCATTCAGAAATTTTCTGGATTAGAGGATACAGTCATGCATGGCCAGCACCAAAGTGAGGAGTCATTAAACTTAGAATTGTCCCTTGTGCATCAGTGGAAGTCGCTCTTTGTTCAAATGCAGAATATGTATGCCCAAGAAAGTAGCCAGCTA GAATCAAGCTTTGAATCACTAAAAGATTTGAGAGAACGCTGCAAGACTGATCTTGATTCGAATGACAACAGCCATCGTGAAAAACAGTAG
- the LOC108344114 gene encoding acyl-coenzyme A oxidase 2, peroxisomal, which yields MQIPNSKPNSDSDPVSEAERRIQMLALHLSPVACVAARQLEMEVCGGRGKLSVDTPSLSSYMRGKQRDIQEKVFDYFNANPHLQTPVEILKDDHRELCMKQLTGLVREAGIRPLRYVVNDPTKYFAILEAVGSIDMSLGIKMGVQYSLWGGSVLNLGTKKHKDKYFDGIDNLDYPGCFAMTELHHGSNVQGLQTVATFDIITDEFIIDTPNDGAIKWWIGNAAVHGKFATVFARLKLPTYDTKGVTDMGVHAFIVPIRDMKTHQPLPGIEIHDCGHKVGLNGVDNGALRFRSVRIPRDNLLNRFGDVSRDGKYTSSLPTVNKRFAATLGELVGGRVGLAYSSVSVLKVSATIAIRYSLLRQQFGPPNQPEVSILDYQSQQHKLMPMLASTYAFHFATTTLVEKYSQMKKTHDEELVADVHALSAGLKAYITSYTAKSLSICREACGGHGYAAVNRFGILRNDHDIFQTFEGDNTVLLQQVAADLLKQYKGKFKGGTFAVTWNYLRESMNTYLSQPNPVTARWEGEDHLRDPNFQLDAFRYRTSRLLQSVAVRLRKHSKSLGDFGAWNRCLNHLLTLAESHIESVILAKFIESVQSCPDPSSQAALKLVCDLYALDRIWNDIGTYRNVDYVAPNKAKAIHKLTEYLSFQVRNVARELVDAFDLPDHVTRAPIAMRSGAYSQYTQHVGF from the exons ATGCAAATTCCAAACTCCAAACCCAACTCCGACTCCGACCCAGTCTCCGAAGCAGAGCGGCGAATCCAGATGCTGGCCCTGCACCTGAGCCCCGTCGCGTGCGTGGCGGCGAGGCAGTTGGAGATGGAAGTGTGCGGCGGGCGTGGGAAGCTGAGCGTGGACACCCCATCTCTATCGAGTTACATGCGAGGTAAGCAAAGGGACATTCAAGAGAAGGTGTTCGATTACTTCAACGCCAATCCGCATCTTCAAACGCCCGTTGAGATCTTGAAAGACGACCATCGCGAATTGTGCATGAAGCAGTTAACGGGACTCGTCAGAGAAGCGGGGATTCGACCCCTTCGTTACGTAGTCAACGATCCCACCAAGTACTTCGCCATCTTGGAAGCCGTTGGAAGCATTGACATGTCGCTCGGGATCAAGATGGGGGTCCAGTACAG TCTTTGGGGTGGTTCTGTTCTGAATTTGGGGACAAAGAAGCATAAAGATAAGTACTTTGATGGGATTGATAACTTGGACTATCCCGGTTGTTTTGCTATGACCGAGCTTCACCATG GTTCAAACGTGCAGGGCCTCCAAACTGTTGCCACCTTTGATATAATCACTGATGAATTTATCATTGACACACCAAATGATGGTGCCATCAAATGGTGGATTGGCAATGCTGCAGTGCATGGAAAGTTTGCCACTGTTTTTGCTAGGTTGAAATTACCCACTTATGACACCAAAGGAGTTACTGATATGGGTGTCCATGCTTTCATAGTTCCGATAAGGGATATGAAGACCCATCAACCACTTCCTGGAATTGAGATACATGATTGTGGCCATAAAGTTGGCCTCAATGGTGTGGATAATGGAGCATTGAGATTCCGCTCGGTAAGAATTCCTCGGGATAATCTTCTAAACCGTTTTGGAGATGTCTCCCGCGATGGAAAATACACTAGTAGTCTTCCTACAGTAAATAAGCGATTTGCTGCAACTCTAGGTGAACTTGTTGGTGGTAGGGTAGGCCTTGCATATTCTTCAGTAAGTGTCCTGAAGGTTTCGGCCACAATTGCCATCAGATATTCTCTACTACGTCAGCAATTTGGACCTCCAAACCAACCTGAAGTTAGTATTCTTGATTACCAGTCTCAACAGCACAAGCTTATGCCAATGCTTGCTTCTACATATGCTTTTCATTTTGCAACAACAACTTTGGTGGAGaaatactctcaaatgaaaAAAACTCATGATGAAGAATTAGTTGCAGATGTCCATGCTCTATCAGCTGGTCTAAAGGCTTATATAACATCCTATACTGCAAAGTCACTCAGCATCTGTAGGGAAGCCTGTGGAGGTCATGGTTATGCTGCTGTAAACCGGTTTGGTATTTTGAGGAACGATCATGATATTTTTCAGACATTTGAAGGAGACAACACGGTTCTACTACAACAG GTTGCAGCTGATCTTTTGAAACAATACAAGGGAAAGTTCAAAGGAGGAACTTTTGCAGTGACATGGAACTACTTGAGAGAATCCATGAATACATATCTGTCACAGCCAAATCCGGTAACTGCTAGGTGGGAAGGCGAAGATCATTTACGGGATCCTAATTTTCAATTGGATGCCTTCAGA TATCGAACGTCTAGATTACTTCAGAGTGTTGCTGTGCGACTCCGAAAGCATTCTAAATCCCTTGGGGACTTTGGTGCATGGAATAGATGCTTAAATCACCTTTTGACACTTGCAGAGTCGCATATTGAATCAGTCATCCTTGCTAAATTCATTGAATCCGTGCAGAG CTGTCCCGATCCAAGCTCGCAAGCTGCTCTGAAGCTCGTCTGTGATCTTTATGCTCTGGATCGAATATGGAATGACATTGGAACCTACCGAAATGTTGACTATGTGGCTCCTAACAAAGCTAAG GCAATCCACAAACTCACGGAGTATCTTAGTTTCCAAGTGAGGAATGTTGCAAGGGAACTTGTTGATGCATTTGATCTTCCGGATCATGTTACACGGGCTCCTATTGCTATGCGGTCAGGAGCTTACTCGCAGTACACACAACATGTGGGATTTTAA